The following proteins are co-located in the Mus pahari chromosome 14, PAHARI_EIJ_v1.1, whole genome shotgun sequence genome:
- the Iba57 gene encoding putative transferase CAF17, mitochondrial produces MAAVALLRGAAAGRRSPAWHWRLSGTASRCLTRGAGLLGSSPTDRVAWTCFRLDGRALVRVRGPDAAPFLLGLSTNELPLSGPPTGAAQPSARAAYAHFLNVQGRTLYDVILYGLLECKEEAPSFLLECDSSVLGALQKHLSMYKIRRKVTVEPCPELHVWAVLPCVPQTSEAAPLEERVEGTTMLIRDPRTARMGWRLLTQDDGPALVPRGQLGDLQDYHKYRYQQGIPEGICDLPPGMALPLESNLVFMNGVSFTKGCYIGQELTARTHHTGVIRKRLFPVKLEGPLPASGISPGAVVTVTATGQAAGKFRAGQGHVGLALLRSETIKGPLHIKTPESQLVAVTAVVPDWWPTAAK; encoded by the exons ATGGCAGCGGTGGCGCTGCTTCGGGGCGCGGCTGCGGGGCGCAGAAGCCCGGCTTGGCACTGGCGGCTGAGCGGGACCGCGAGTCGCTGCCTAACCCGTGGCGCCGGCCTTCTTGGCAGCAGCCCCACGGACCGTGTGGCCTGGACTTGCTTCCGGCTGGACGGGCGCGCCTTAGTGCGCGTGCGCGGCCCGGACGCTGCACCCTTCCTGTTGGGACTATCGACCAATGAGCTGCCGCTTTCGGGGCCTCCGACCGGCGCGGCTCAGCCCTCCGCGCGTGCGGCGTATGCCCATTTCCTGAATGTGCAGGGACGCACGCTCTATGACGTCATCCTGTATGG ACTCCTGGAGTGTAAAGAGGAGGCACCAAGCTTTCTCCTGGAGTGTGACAGCTCTGTGCTGGGTGCTTTACAGAAGCACCTCTCCATGTACAAGATCCGGCGGAAGGTCACCGTGGAGCCCTGTCCGGAGCTCCACGTGTGGGCTGTGCTACCCTGTGTCCCCCAAACCTCTGAGGCTGCACCTCTAGAAGAGAGGGTAGAAGGAACCACCATGCTTATCCGTGACCCCCGGACTGCACGTATGGGGTGGCGGCTTCTCACCCAGGATGATGGCCCAGCCCTGGTGCCCAGGGGACAGCTTGGGGACCTCCAAGATTATCACAAGTACCGGTACCAGCAAG GCATCCCCGAGGGCATCTGTGATCTTCCCCCAGGGATGGCCCTACCCCTGGAGTCCAACCTGGTCTTCATGAATGGCGTGAGCTTCACCAAGGGCTGCTACATTGGGCAGGAGCTGACGGCACGGACCCACCACACAGGTGTCATTCGCAAGCGCCTCTTCCCCGTGAAGCTTGAAGGCCCCCTGCCTGCCAGTGGCATCAGCCCTGGTGCCGTAGTGACAGTGACTGCCACAGGCCAGGCAGCGGGCAAGTTCAGGGCTGGCCAGGGACACGTGGGACTGGCTTTGCTGCGGTCAGAGACAATCAAGGGTCCTCTCCACATCAAGACCCCCGAGAGCCAACTGGTGGCTGTGACTGCCGTGGTGCCGGACTGGTGGCCCACAGCTGCCAAGTAG